The following proteins are co-located in the Triplophysa dalaica isolate WHDGS20190420 chromosome 2, ASM1584641v1, whole genome shotgun sequence genome:
- the LOC130407181 gene encoding uncharacterized protein LOC130407181 — MDNQRQQVNAGQSQQTEYLEVLSAAQSLVSVLTQTLNQSPVPPCAQVQVQGHGQQTALKFPVDSLELHASLCGEENILKSPDHSSFIHNDDSSIADETANSSCRQVLCLEDILELLAGRVNAENQFRICVSLDNLLERGLKQWQRQKKGNPANQLKITFIGEAEVDSGALRKEFLTEMISGIEKRLFLGQRAKSPQYSNSDLDNGLFRTAGELFAVSLAQGGAAHVL; from the exons CAGACCGAGTACCTGGAAGTGCTCAGTGCAGCACAGAGCCTTGTCTCTGTGCTAACACAGACTCTTAATCAGAGTCCTGTACCACCATGTGCACAAGTTCAAGTGCAAGGTCACGGGCAGCAGACAGCG CTGAAGTTTCCTGTGGACAGTCTAGAGCTACATGCCAGCCTGTGTGGAGAAGAAAATATAT TGAAGTCTCCTGATCACAGCTCTTTTATCCACAATGATGATTCTTCTATTGCTGACGAAACAGCCAATTCAAGCTGTCGACAAGTATTATG CCTTGAAGATATTCTGGAGCTGCTTGCTGGCCGAGTAAATGCAGAGAATCAGTTCcgcatttgtgtttcactgGACAATCTCCTAGAGAGGGGGCTCAAGCAGTggcaaagacagaaaaaaggaAATCCAGCCAACCAGCTAAAGATAACCTTTATTGGTGAAGCTGAAGTTGACTCTGGTGCTTTACGAAAGGAGTTTCTTACAG AAATGATCAGTGGCATTGAAAAACGTCTCTTCTTGGGTCAGAGAGCAAAGAGTCCACAGTACTCCAACAGTGACCTTGACAATGGTCTCTTCAG GACTGCTGGAGAGCTCTTCGCTGTCAGCCTAGCTCAAGGTGGCGCAGCCCATGTTTTATGA